A genome region from Microcella alkaliphila includes the following:
- a CDS encoding aminotransferase class I/II-fold pyridoxal phosphate-dependent enzyme, which produces MAPQITGRSAADIAASVRALIERGVLAPGDALPPVRNLADELGVNRNTAVAAYRQLTQAGMVVTLGRGGTRVADRSPVAQEGFAADSVLRDVATGNPDPDLIPNPSRALGGVIGRPVLYGEPVIDPDLEGWAMSWMRADLEPREARLTVTSGAADAVDRLLAQALVRDDAVALEDPCFLTSIHTVRVNGYRPVPVPVDEEGMTVDGLRVALEQGVRAIVCTPRAQNPTGASLGPERAAALRAVLADYPYVLVIEDDHFSMLSRTPFRSLIGPEHKRWALVRSVSKFLGPDMCLAVVASDPDTAERLATRLTPGTTWVSHLLQRLALSLLTDDAVVSDIARAADHYSSRNAAFAQKLSANGVPTTAGDGLNLWVALPVPARDVSEQLMRRGWLARTGDEFSLGAVITDHRLRLTVHDLDDGDAERLAADIAAAVRAAGGRLERVELG; this is translated from the coding sequence ATGGCACCCCAGATCACCGGACGCTCAGCCGCCGACATCGCCGCCAGCGTGCGGGCGCTCATCGAGCGCGGCGTGCTGGCCCCGGGGGATGCGCTGCCCCCCGTGCGGAACCTCGCCGACGAGTTGGGGGTGAACCGCAACACCGCGGTCGCGGCCTACCGACAACTCACTCAAGCAGGGATGGTCGTGACGCTCGGTCGCGGGGGAACGAGGGTCGCCGACCGCTCCCCCGTCGCCCAAGAAGGCTTTGCGGCCGACAGCGTGCTGCGCGACGTAGCCACCGGTAACCCCGACCCGGATCTCATTCCGAACCCGTCGCGCGCGCTGGGCGGCGTGATCGGCCGCCCCGTGCTCTACGGCGAGCCGGTGATCGATCCGGACTTGGAGGGCTGGGCGATGTCGTGGATGCGCGCCGATCTCGAGCCTCGGGAGGCGCGGCTCACGGTGACGAGCGGTGCTGCGGATGCTGTCGATCGCCTTCTCGCCCAGGCTCTCGTACGCGACGACGCCGTCGCTCTGGAGGACCCGTGCTTCTTGACGAGCATCCACACGGTTCGGGTGAATGGTTATCGCCCCGTCCCGGTTCCCGTCGACGAGGAGGGGATGACCGTGGACGGCCTGCGCGTGGCGCTCGAGCAGGGAGTGCGCGCGATCGTCTGTACGCCGCGGGCGCAGAATCCCACCGGCGCGAGCCTCGGTCCGGAGCGCGCCGCGGCGTTGCGGGCGGTGCTTGCCGACTACCCCTACGTGCTCGTCATCGAAGACGACCACTTCTCGATGCTGTCGCGCACGCCGTTCCGGTCGCTGATCGGGCCCGAGCACAAGCGGTGGGCGCTCGTGCGCTCCGTTTCGAAGTTCTTGGGGCCCGACATGTGCCTCGCGGTCGTCGCATCCGACCCGGACACGGCCGAACGGCTCGCCACTCGTCTCACGCCCGGCACCACGTGGGTCAGCCACCTGCTGCAGCGACTCGCGCTGTCGCTGCTCACCGATGACGCCGTCGTCAGCGACATCGCTCGCGCCGCCGACCACTATTCGTCCAGAAACGCTGCCTTCGCGCAGAAGCTCAGTGCAAATGGCGTCCCGACAACCGCCGGAGACGGACTGAACCTGTGGGTGGCGCTCCCCGTACCGGCGCGGGATGTTTCCGAGCAGCTCATGCGTCGCGGCTGGCTGGCACGAACGGGCGACGAGTTTTCGCTCGGAGCCGTCATCACGGATCACCGGCTGCGGCTGACCGTTCACGACCTTGACGATGGCGATGCTGAGCGTCTCGCCGCCGACATCGCCGCCGCCGTGCGCGCCGCGGGTGGGCGGCTCGAGCGGGTCGAACTGGGATGA
- a CDS encoding HIT family protein yields MHTDANDAGSPPEAADDFAGVPDAFQRLWTPHRMVYIDDEDRSGERSGCPFCRAPGLDDATGLIVARGVHAYVLLNLYPYNSGHLLVCPYRHVASYDEATAEETAEIASLTQTAMRVLRATSRCDGFNIGMNQGAVAGAGIAGHLHQHIVPRWAQDANFFPIVARTKAVPRLLGEVRDELAAAWPTAE; encoded by the coding sequence ATGCACACGGACGCGAACGACGCCGGCTCGCCCCCCGAGGCGGCGGACGACTTCGCGGGCGTTCCCGACGCCTTCCAGCGGCTGTGGACGCCGCACCGCATGGTGTACATCGACGACGAGGACCGATCGGGGGAGCGTTCGGGGTGCCCCTTCTGTCGAGCGCCGGGACTCGACGATGCGACCGGTCTCATCGTTGCCCGCGGCGTGCACGCTTATGTGTTGCTGAACCTGTATCCCTACAACAGCGGCCATCTGCTCGTGTGCCCGTACCGCCACGTGGCGAGTTACGACGAGGCGACGGCCGAAGAAACCGCTGAGATCGCCTCTCTCACGCAGACGGCCATGCGGGTGCTGCGCGCGACGAGCCGCTGCGACGGCTTCAACATCGGCATGAATCAGGGCGCGGTCGCCGGTGCGGGGATCGCCGGTCACCTGCACCAGCACATCGTGCCGCGGTGGGCGCAAGATGCGAACTTCTTCCCCATCGTGGCGCGCACGAAGGCGGTGCCGCGGCTGCTCGGCGAGGTGCGCGACGAGCTCGCTGCCGCCTGGCCGACGGCCGAGTGA
- the yajC gene encoding preprotein translocase subunit YajC, whose product MDPLTIVMLGVLGMLIFFMVRNSRKRRADMENLQQKMVPGAEVMTNFGLFGTLVELDEEENIATIEVSPGSTIRVHRQTLARVIEDDEPVEDPADDAPVIDEAGPRLNESSVDPTERKKTDD is encoded by the coding sequence ATGGATCCGTTGACCATTGTGATGCTGGGCGTACTCGGCATGCTCATCTTTTTCATGGTGCGCAATTCGCGCAAGCGCCGCGCCGACATGGAGAACCTCCAGCAGAAGATGGTGCCCGGCGCCGAGGTCATGACGAACTTCGGGCTCTTCGGAACGCTCGTCGAGCTCGACGAAGAAGAGAACATCGCGACGATCGAGGTGTCGCCGGGCAGCACCATTCGCGTGCACCGGCAGACGCTTGCCCGGGTCATCGAAGACGACGAGCCCGTGGAAGACCCGGCCGACGACGCTCCCGTCATCGACGAGGCCGGGCCGCGCCTCAACGAGTCGAGCGTCGACCCGACCGAGCGCAAGAAGACCGACGACTAA
- a CDS encoding YebC/PmpR family DNA-binding transcriptional regulator, which yields MSGHSKWATTKHKKAVIDARRAKSFAKLIKNIEVAAKIGGPDPAGNPTLADAIQKAKKTSVPNDNIDRAVKRGAGLTGDAVDYQTIMYEGYAPGGVAMLIECLTDNRNRAAAEVRTAMTRNGGTMADPGSVAYNFSRKGVIAITKEDGVTEDDILLAVLEAGAEEVVDQGGGFEVITDPSQLLDARNALKDAGIDYDSAEAEFVPNIQVEADADTARKVFRLVDALEDSDDVQNVYTNVQLSAEVRAELDADDE from the coding sequence ATGTCAGGCCATTCCAAGTGGGCGACGACGAAGCACAAGAAAGCCGTCATCGACGCCCGCCGCGCCAAGTCGTTCGCCAAGCTGATCAAAAACATCGAGGTTGCCGCGAAGATCGGCGGCCCCGACCCGGCCGGCAACCCGACGCTCGCCGACGCGATCCAGAAGGCCAAGAAGACCTCGGTTCCGAACGACAACATCGATCGCGCCGTCAAGCGCGGCGCCGGCCTCACGGGCGACGCCGTCGACTACCAGACGATAATGTACGAGGGTTACGCCCCGGGCGGCGTCGCGATGCTCATCGAGTGTCTGACCGACAACCGAAACCGCGCCGCTGCCGAGGTGCGCACGGCGATGACCCGCAACGGCGGCACGATGGCCGACCCGGGCAGCGTCGCCTATAACTTCAGCCGCAAGGGCGTCATCGCGATCACGAAGGAGGACGGCGTCACGGAGGACGACATCCTGCTCGCCGTGCTCGAGGCGGGCGCAGAGGAGGTCGTCGACCAGGGCGGCGGCTTCGAGGTCATCACCGACCCCTCGCAACTGCTGGATGCGCGCAACGCTCTGAAGGACGCCGGCATCGACTACGACTCGGCCGAGGCCGAGTTCGTGCCCAACATTCAGGTCGAGGCCGACGCCGACACCGCCCGCAAGGTGTTCCGCCTCGTCGACGCGCTGGAAGACAGCGACGACGTGCAGAACGTCTACACCAACGTGCAGCTGAGCGCTGAGGTGCGCGCCGAGCTCGACGCCGACGACGAATAG
- the pdxT gene encoding pyridoxal 5'-phosphate synthase glutaminase subunit PdxT, which produces MAGNTPPVGVLALQGDVREHLAALASLGADARPVKSPADLEQVAGLVIPGGESSVIDKLSRIFEVRDPIRARIAGGMPVYGTCAGLIMLADDLVDGIAGQQTFGGFDATVRRNAFGTQLDSFETELAIPALGEHPMHAVFIRAPVVERVGPGVDVLARVDDGRIVAIEQGPLLGTAFHPEVAGEFRFHARFLERVRAAS; this is translated from the coding sequence GTGGCTGGTAACACCCCGCCGGTCGGCGTTCTCGCTCTGCAGGGCGACGTGCGCGAGCACCTCGCCGCCCTGGCGTCGCTCGGCGCCGACGCTCGGCCCGTCAAGAGTCCCGCCGACCTTGAGCAGGTCGCCGGGCTCGTCATCCCGGGCGGCGAGTCGAGCGTGATCGACAAGCTGTCGCGCATCTTCGAGGTGCGCGACCCGATTCGCGCGCGCATCGCCGGCGGGATGCCCGTCTACGGCACCTGCGCCGGCCTCATCATGCTCGCCGACGACCTCGTCGACGGCATTGCGGGTCAGCAAACGTTCGGCGGATTCGACGCGACCGTCCGCCGCAACGCGTTCGGCACACAGCTCGACTCATTTGAAACCGAGCTCGCGATTCCGGCGCTTGGCGAGCATCCCATGCACGCCGTGTTCATCCGTGCGCCGGTGGTCGAGCGAGTCGGTCCGGGAGTCGACGTGCTCGCGCGCGTCGACGACGGACGCATCGTCGCGATCGAGCAGGGACCCCTTCTCGGCACGGCCTTCCACCCGGAGGTGGCCGGCGAGTTCCGGTTCCACGCGCGGTTCCTCGAGAGGGTGCGCGCCGCATCCTGA
- the thrS gene encoding threonine--tRNA ligase translates to MRVDGELLDLARRVPAGTHVEPVMISSPDGLNILRHSAAHVLAQAVQQINPDARLGIGPPVTDGFYYDFDVPAAFSSDDLSALSKAMERIIRSGQRFVRRVVTEEEARIELADEPYKLELIGLKGAAAEGSDGESVEVGGSELTIYDNVDPKTGEVHWKDLCRGPHLPNTRMIGNGWALMRVAAAYWRGSEKNPQLQRIYGTAWPSKDELRAHQHRLEEAQKRDHRRLGTELDLFSFPDEIGSGLAVFHPKGGIIRQVMENYSRQRHTEAGYEFVYSPHITKSNLFMTSGHLQWYADGMFPPMHLDEERDETGHVTRQGQDYYLKPMNCPFHNLIFRSRGRSYRELPLRMFEFGSVYRYEKSGTLQGLTRVRGMTQDDAHIYTTPELVKSELTGTLNFVLGLLRDYGLDDFYLELSTRDPESEKFVGSPELWETATQTLQEVAEESGLELVPDPGGAAFYGPKISVQARDAIGRTWQMSTIQLDFNLPERFDLTYTASDGTKQRPIMIHRALFGSIERFFAILVEHYAGSFPAWLSPEQVVGIPVAEQYGDYLEDVIGRLRAEGVRAHVDHSDDRMQKKIRTHTTQKVPYLLIAGEDDRANGAVSFRFRDGTQLNGVPVDEAIARITGAIASRSQEL, encoded by the coding sequence ATGCGCGTGGACGGTGAACTGCTCGACCTGGCTCGCCGCGTGCCGGCCGGCACCCACGTCGAGCCGGTGATGATCTCGTCGCCCGACGGGCTGAACATCCTGCGACACTCCGCCGCGCACGTTCTCGCCCAGGCGGTGCAGCAGATCAATCCGGATGCCCGGCTCGGCATCGGACCACCCGTCACCGACGGCTTCTACTACGACTTCGATGTGCCCGCCGCGTTCTCGAGCGACGACCTGTCGGCGCTGTCGAAGGCGATGGAGCGCATCATCCGATCCGGGCAGCGTTTCGTGCGCCGGGTCGTCACGGAGGAGGAGGCGCGTATCGAGCTCGCCGACGAGCCCTACAAGCTCGAACTCATCGGGCTCAAGGGTGCCGCTGCCGAGGGGAGCGACGGCGAAAGCGTCGAGGTGGGCGGCAGCGAACTGACCATCTACGACAACGTCGACCCGAAGACGGGCGAGGTGCACTGGAAAGACCTGTGCCGCGGCCCGCACCTGCCGAACACCCGCATGATCGGCAACGGCTGGGCGCTCATGCGCGTCGCCGCCGCCTACTGGCGCGGCAGCGAGAAGAACCCGCAGTTGCAGCGCATCTACGGCACCGCGTGGCCGTCGAAGGACGAGCTGCGCGCCCACCAGCACCGCCTGGAGGAGGCGCAGAAGCGCGACCACCGTCGCCTCGGCACCGAGCTCGACCTGTTCAGCTTCCCCGACGAGATCGGCTCGGGGCTTGCGGTGTTCCACCCGAAGGGCGGCATCATCCGCCAGGTGATGGAGAACTACTCGCGCCAGCGGCACACGGAGGCCGGCTACGAGTTCGTGTACTCGCCGCACATCACGAAGTCGAACCTCTTCATGACGAGCGGCCACCTGCAGTGGTATGCCGACGGCATGTTCCCGCCCATGCACCTCGACGAGGAGCGCGACGAGACGGGCCACGTTACCCGTCAGGGCCAGGACTACTACCTGAAGCCCATGAACTGCCCCTTCCACAACCTGATCTTCCGCTCGCGCGGCCGTTCGTACCGCGAGCTGCCCTTGCGCATGTTCGAGTTCGGCAGCGTCTATCGCTACGAGAAGTCGGGCACGCTGCAGGGCCTCACCCGCGTGCGCGGCATGACGCAAGACGACGCGCACATCTACACGACCCCCGAACTCGTGAAGAGCGAGCTCACGGGCACGTTGAACTTCGTCCTCGGGCTGCTGCGCGACTACGGCCTCGACGACTTCTACCTGGAGCTGTCGACCCGCGACCCCGAGAGCGAGAAGTTCGTCGGCTCGCCCGAACTGTGGGAGACGGCGACGCAGACTCTGCAGGAGGTCGCCGAAGAGTCGGGCCTCGAACTCGTTCCCGACCCGGGCGGCGCCGCCTTCTACGGGCCGAAGATCTCGGTGCAGGCGCGCGACGCGATCGGGCGCACCTGGCAGATGTCGACCATCCAGCTCGACTTCAACCTGCCCGAGCGCTTCGACCTGACGTACACGGCCTCCGACGGCACGAAGCAGCGGCCGATCATGATCCACCGGGCCCTGTTCGGGTCGATCGAGCGCTTCTTTGCCATCCTGGTCGAGCACTACGCCGGATCGTTCCCGGCGTGGCTTTCCCCGGAACAGGTGGTGGGCATCCCGGTTGCCGAGCAGTACGGCGACTACCTCGAAGACGTCATCGGCCGTCTGCGGGCGGAGGGCGTGCGCGCGCACGTCGACCACTCCGACGACCGCATGCAGAAGAAGATCCGCACGCATACGACGCAGAAGGTGCCCTACCTGCTCATCGCGGGCGAGGATGACCGTGCGAACGGCGCGGTCAGCTTCCGCTTCCGAGACGGTACGCAGCTGAACGGCGTGCCGGTCGACGAGGCGATCGCCCGCATCACGGGCGCGATCGCCTCCCGATCGCAGGAACTCTAA
- the ruvA gene encoding Holliday junction branch migration protein RuvA: protein MIASIQGTVAAVSGGRAVVDVHGVGYAVAITPRVAATLRVGETARLHTALIVREDDMSLYGFADELELGLFDLLRSVSGVGPKSALGVLGAMTPDEAARAITDGDDAPFRKVSGIGPKTAKLIVVSLSGRIAPPGAPATADTANTPTLPAGDAATRTGLAAALTGLGWPERTAVATATSVVAAARADAGDGELPGLPALLRLALAELGPAGGRP, encoded by the coding sequence GTGATCGCGAGCATCCAGGGAACCGTCGCCGCCGTGAGCGGCGGCCGTGCCGTCGTCGACGTGCACGGGGTCGGATACGCCGTCGCGATCACCCCGCGCGTCGCCGCGACCCTGCGGGTCGGCGAGACCGCGAGACTGCACACGGCTCTCATCGTGCGCGAAGACGACATGAGTCTGTACGGCTTCGCCGACGAGCTCGAACTGGGGCTTTTCGACCTGCTGCGCAGTGTTTCGGGCGTGGGGCCGAAGTCAGCGCTCGGCGTCCTCGGGGCGATGACCCCCGACGAGGCCGCACGCGCCATCACCGACGGCGATGACGCACCCTTCCGGAAGGTGAGCGGCATCGGGCCGAAGACGGCCAAGCTCATCGTCGTGTCGCTCTCGGGCCGCATCGCACCGCCCGGAGCCCCCGCGACCGCCGACACCGCGAATACCCCGACGCTGCCTGCCGGCGACGCTGCGACCCGCACCGGGCTCGCGGCCGCGCTCACCGGCCTCGGCTGGCCCGAGCGCACGGCGGTGGCGACGGCAACCTCGGTCGTCGCGGCGGCGCGCGCCGACGCGGGCGACGGCGAGCTGCCGGGCCTCCCCGCCCTGCTGCGGCTCGCGCTCGCCGAGCTCGGCCCGGCAGGGGGCCGCCCGTGA
- the ruvC gene encoding crossover junction endodeoxyribonuclease RuvC — protein sequence MALRVLGVDPGLTRCGVGIVDIASDRRATLVAVEVIRTASELELAERVRRIQLGVAALLDEHAPSAVALERVFAQHNVRTVMGTAQASGVVLAAAAERGLTVALHTPTEVKAAVTGHGGADKRQVTAMVQRILRLDAPPKPADAADALALAICHGWRGAPPSATGGAGARAADAGLTPAQRAWRDAERASRTPRLER from the coding sequence GTGGCGCTGCGCGTGCTCGGCGTCGACCCCGGGCTCACCCGGTGCGGTGTCGGCATCGTCGACATCGCGTCCGACCGGCGCGCGACGCTGGTGGCGGTCGAGGTGATCCGCACTGCGTCCGAGCTGGAGCTCGCCGAGCGCGTGCGGCGCATCCAGCTGGGAGTCGCCGCACTCCTCGACGAACACGCGCCCTCCGCCGTCGCTCTCGAGCGGGTGTTCGCCCAGCACAACGTGCGCACGGTCATGGGAACTGCCCAGGCCTCCGGCGTAGTGCTCGCCGCCGCCGCCGAGCGCGGGCTCACCGTCGCCCTGCACACGCCGACCGAGGTGAAGGCAGCGGTCACCGGGCACGGCGGGGCCGACAAGCGGCAGGTCACCGCGATGGTGCAGCGCATCCTGCGCCTCGACGCCCCGCCGAAGCCCGCCGACGCCGCCGACGCGCTCGCGCTCGCCATCTGCCACGGCTGGCGGGGGGCGCCGCCCTCGGCGACGGGCGGTGCGGGCGCGCGCGCGGCCGACGCGGGCCTCACTCCCGCCCAGCGTGCGTGGCGCGACGCGGAGCGCGCCTCCCGCACGCCTAGGCTCGAGAGGTGA
- the pdxS gene encoding pyridoxal 5'-phosphate synthase lyase subunit PdxS, with the protein MSTSETGTARVKRGLAEMLKGGVIMDVVTAEQARIAEDAGAVAVMALERVPADIRAQGGVARMSDPDLIEQIMAEVSIPVMAKARIGHFVEAQVLQSLGVDYIDESEVLSPADYVNHIDKWGYDVPFVCGATNLGEALRRITEGAAMIRSKGEAGTGDVSEATKHIRTITGEINRLRSLTKDELYVAAKELQAPYELVREVAETGKLPVVLFTAGGVATPADAAMMMQLGADGVFVGSGIFKSGDPVARAKAIVKATTAFDDPAVIADASRGLGEAMVGINVADLPAPHRLAERGW; encoded by the coding sequence ATGAGCACGTCTGAGACCGGCACCGCCCGCGTGAAGCGGGGACTTGCCGAGATGCTGAAGGGCGGCGTGATCATGGACGTCGTCACCGCCGAGCAGGCGCGCATCGCCGAAGACGCCGGCGCCGTCGCTGTCATGGCCCTCGAGCGCGTTCCCGCCGACATCCGCGCGCAGGGAGGCGTCGCCCGCATGAGTGACCCCGACCTGATCGAGCAGATCATGGCCGAAGTCTCGATCCCCGTCATGGCGAAGGCCCGCATCGGCCACTTCGTCGAGGCGCAGGTGTTGCAGTCGCTCGGCGTCGACTACATCGACGAATCGGAGGTGCTGAGCCCCGCCGACTACGTCAACCACATCGACAAGTGGGGCTACGACGTGCCGTTCGTCTGCGGTGCCACGAACCTGGGTGAAGCGCTGCGCCGCATCACCGAGGGCGCCGCGATGATCCGCTCGAAGGGTGAGGCCGGAACGGGCGACGTCTCGGAGGCGACCAAGCACATCCGCACCATCACGGGCGAGATCAACCGCCTGCGCTCGCTCACGAAGGACGAGCTCTACGTCGCCGCGAAAGAGCTGCAGGCCCCGTACGAGCTCGTGCGCGAAGTCGCCGAGACCGGAAAGCTTCCCGTGGTCCTGTTCACCGCCGGCGGTGTCGCCACCCCCGCCGACGCGGCGATGATGATGCAGCTCGGGGCCGACGGTGTGTTCGTCGGCTCGGGCATCTTCAAGTCGGGCGACCCCGTCGCCCGCGCGAAGGCGATCGTTAAGGCGACGACGGCGTTCGATGACCCGGCGGTCATCGCCGACGCGTCGCGCGGGCTGGGCGAGGCCATGGTCGGCATCAACGTCGCCGACCTGCCCGCGCCGCACCGCCTCGCCGAGCGTGGCTGGTAA
- the pdxY gene encoding pyridoxal kinase PdxY, with the protein MKVLSIQSAVAYGHVGNSAAVFPLQRIGVEVMPVYTVAFSNHTGYGSWRGPLISPDDVREVITGIEERGVFPQIDVILSGYQGSEGIADVILDAVARIKAANPAAIYACDPVMGNAKSGCFVAPAIPILLRERVVPAADIITPNQFELGYLTGTEPDTLESTLRSVDLARDMGPRTVLVTSVERPDREEGTLEMLAVTDNGAWIVTTPQLPMTANGSGDVTAALFTAHYRRTGDAADALARTASSVFDLLQNTLDSGERELQLVESQEAYAHPRMQFAVRQVR; encoded by the coding sequence ATGAAGGTGCTCTCCATTCAGTCCGCCGTCGCCTACGGGCACGTCGGCAATTCGGCCGCCGTGTTCCCGCTGCAGCGCATCGGTGTCGAGGTCATGCCCGTCTACACGGTGGCCTTCTCGAACCACACCGGCTATGGCTCGTGGCGCGGCCCGCTTATCAGCCCGGACGACGTGCGGGAGGTCATCACCGGCATCGAGGAGCGCGGGGTCTTCCCGCAAATCGACGTGATCCTCTCGGGCTACCAGGGCTCGGAGGGCATCGCCGACGTCATCCTCGATGCGGTCGCGCGCATCAAGGCTGCGAATCCCGCCGCGATCTATGCGTGCGACCCCGTGATGGGCAACGCGAAGAGCGGGTGCTTCGTCGCCCCGGCCATTCCGATTCTGCTGCGCGAGCGCGTCGTGCCCGCTGCCGACATCATCACCCCCAACCAGTTCGAGCTCGGCTACCTCACCGGCACCGAGCCGGACACGCTCGAGTCAACGCTGCGCTCTGTGGACCTCGCCCGCGACATGGGCCCGCGCACGGTTCTCGTCACGAGCGTCGAGCGACCTGACCGCGAGGAGGGCACGCTCGAGATGCTCGCGGTCACCGACAACGGCGCCTGGATCGTCACCACCCCGCAGCTGCCGATGACGGCGAACGGTTCGGGGGACGTGACGGCGGCGCTCTTCACCGCTCACTACCGGCGGACGGGCGATGCCGCCGACGCACTCGCCCGAACGGCCTCGAGCGTCTTCGACCTGTTGCAGAACACCCTCGACTCCGGCGAGCGCGAACTGCAGCTCGTCGAGTCGCAGGAGGCGTATGCGCACCCGCGCATGCAGTTCGCGGTGCGCCAGGTGCGCTAG
- the ruvB gene encoding Holliday junction branch migration DNA helicase RuvB codes for MSDEILQPEAAADDLAFEGALRPGSLAEFVGQQKVRRQLQLLLDAAQLQNRAPDHILLAGPPGLGKTTLAMIVAHEGERPLRMTSGPAIQHAGDLAAVLSSLVPGEVLFIDEIHRMARSAEEMLYLAMEDFRVDIMVGKGAGATSIPLELAPFTLVGATTRAGLLPNPLRDRFGFTAHLEFYETDELHQVIERASRLIGLEIDTDALREIAGRSRGTPRIANRLLRRVRDYALVHGGAADHAAVSAALELYDVDEHGLDRLDRAVLSAIVERFDGGPVGLSTLAVTVGEEAETIESVVEPFLVRSGLVTRTPRGRVATAQGWRHLGRREPAPEPRLIDDL; via the coding sequence GTGAGCGACGAGATCCTGCAGCCGGAGGCGGCCGCCGACGACCTGGCCTTCGAGGGCGCCCTCCGCCCCGGGTCGCTGGCCGAGTTCGTCGGCCAGCAGAAGGTGCGCCGCCAACTGCAGCTGCTGCTCGACGCGGCACAGCTGCAGAACCGCGCGCCCGATCACATCCTGCTCGCCGGTCCTCCCGGGCTCGGCAAGACGACGCTCGCGATGATCGTCGCGCACGAGGGCGAGCGGCCGCTGCGCATGACGAGCGGACCGGCAATCCAGCACGCGGGTGACCTCGCCGCCGTGCTGTCGTCACTCGTGCCCGGTGAGGTGCTGTTCATCGACGAGATCCACCGGATGGCGCGCAGCGCCGAAGAGATGCTGTACCTCGCGATGGAAGACTTTCGCGTCGACATCATGGTCGGAAAGGGAGCCGGCGCCACGAGCATCCCGCTCGAACTGGCCCCGTTCACGCTCGTCGGGGCCACCACGCGCGCGGGGCTGCTGCCGAACCCGTTGCGCGACCGCTTCGGCTTCACCGCGCACCTCGAGTTCTACGAAACCGACGAGCTTCACCAGGTCATCGAGCGCGCATCGCGCCTCATCGGCCTCGAGATCGACACGGATGCTCTGCGCGAGATCGCAGGACGCTCCCGCGGAACGCCGCGCATCGCCAACCGGTTGTTGCGTCGGGTCCGCGACTACGCCCTCGTGCACGGGGGAGCGGCGGATCACGCCGCCGTCTCGGCCGCGCTCGAGCTGTACGACGTCGATGAGCACGGGCTCGATCGTCTGGATCGCGCCGTCTTGTCGGCCATCGTCGAGCGCTTTGACGGGGGACCAGTGGGGTTGTCCACGCTCGCTGTCACCGTGGGAGAGGAGGCCGAGACGATCGAGTCGGTCGTCGAACCCTTCCTCGTGCGCTCCGGCCTCGTGACGCGCACGCCCCGGGGGCGCGTCGCCACCGCGCAGGGCTGGCGGCACCTGGGGCGCCGGGAGCCTGCGCCCGAGCCGCGCCTCATCGATGACCTATAG